The following are encoded together in the Clostridium sp. BJN0013 genome:
- a CDS encoding GspE/PulE family protein — protein sequence MSKIKKRLGEILVDAGVITEKMLQKALILQKSTGEKLGKILVDKGFITNEQIVDAIKQQLGIPLVNLDNINVRQDIIDIIPAGIAKKYEAIPIDIMNGSLLVAMSDPLNYFAIEDIKMATGYNIKTAITLKSSILDNIEKYYGKSKAQEAAQNYKKNFLPQKTVVKKEIIDEAAAPIIKFLNTIIENAVLYNASDIHIEPYEKKMRVRFRVDGALREIMRTDIDMLYPVISRIKIMAGLNIAENRMPQDGKINFKVKERDIAIRISVVPTILGEKIVMRLLDKSNFSIELEKIGVEKSELTKIMKMISNPYGIILVSGPTGSGKTTTLYSMLNVLNDVTKNIITIEDPVEYNLKGINQMQVNTKIGFDFSHGLRSILRQDPDIILVGEIRDNETAEISIRAALTGHMVLSTIHTNNSVGTIGRLLDMDIKSFLISSTLSGVVAQRLVRKICPNCGEEYTSGEREMRLLGVDSPVKLKKGKGCSLCNDTGYKGRIGIFEVLEVDKNVKNLIDMNSNESEINKMALEKGMNTLRKSCINKVLNGTTTIDEMLKVTYGELV from the coding sequence ATGTCAAAGATAAAAAAACGTCTGGGAGAAATTCTGGTAGATGCAGGAGTTATAACAGAAAAAATGCTACAAAAAGCCCTTATTTTACAGAAAAGCACAGGCGAAAAGCTTGGTAAAATACTTGTAGACAAGGGTTTTATTACCAATGAACAGATAGTAGATGCTATAAAGCAGCAACTTGGAATACCTCTGGTGAATTTGGATAATATCAATGTAAGGCAGGATATTATAGATATTATACCGGCAGGTATTGCAAAAAAATATGAAGCTATTCCCATAGATATTATGAATGGTTCTCTACTTGTAGCCATGAGTGATCCCCTAAATTATTTTGCTATTGAAGATATAAAGATGGCCACGGGATATAATATTAAAACAGCCATAACTTTAAAAAGCAGTATTCTGGACAACATTGAAAAATATTATGGAAAAAGTAAAGCCCAGGAAGCGGCACAAAATTATAAGAAAAACTTTTTGCCTCAAAAGACTGTAGTGAAAAAAGAAATAATAGACGAAGCGGCTGCTCCAATTATAAAATTTTTGAATACCATAATTGAAAATGCAGTTCTATATAATGCTTCGGATATCCACATAGAACCATATGAAAAGAAAATGAGAGTTAGGTTTAGGGTAGATGGTGCCCTGCGGGAAATTATGAGGACGGATATAGATATGCTTTATCCTGTAATAAGTAGAATAAAGATAATGGCTGGCCTTAACATAGCGGAAAATAGAATGCCACAGGATGGAAAAATTAATTTTAAAGTGAAGGAAAGAGATATAGCCATCAGAATTTCTGTAGTTCCTACGATTTTAGGAGAAAAAATTGTAATGAGATTGTTAGATAAAAGCAATTTTTCCATAGAACTTGAAAAAATTGGTGTAGAAAAAAGTGAATTGACAAAAATAATGAAGATGATATCAAATCCTTATGGTATAATACTGGTATCAGGACCTACTGGAAGTGGCAAAACCACAACTTTATATTCTATGTTAAATGTATTAAATGATGTGACCAAAAATATAATAACCATAGAAGACCCTGTAGAATACAATTTGAAAGGCATAAACCAGATGCAGGTAAATACTAAAATAGGATTTGATTTTTCACATGGTTTGAGAAGTATATTAAGACAAGATCCTGACATAATACTTGTAGGTGAAATAAGGGACAATGAAACTGCAGAAATATCTATAAGGGCTGCACTGACAGGGCATATGGTATTATCAACTATTCACACAAATAATTCAGTGGGAACTATAGGCAGATTACTGGATATGGATATAAAGTCTTTTCTCATATCTTCTACACTGTCAGGGGTAGTGGCACAAAGGCTTGTAAGAAAAATATGTCCAAACTGTGGTGAAGAATATACCAGTGGTGAAAGAGAGATGAGATTATTAGGAGTTGATAGTCCTGTTAAACTGAAAAAGGGCAAAGGGTGCAGTCTGTGTAACGATACCGGCTATAAGGGAAGGATAGGTATATTTGAGGTACTTGAAGTAGATAAGAATGTAAAAAATCTTATAGATATGAATTCTAATGAAAGTGAAATTAATAAAATGGCTCTTGAAAAGGGTATGAATACTCTAAGAAAATCATGTATAAATAAAGTTTTAAATGGAACCACTACCATAGATGAAATGTTAAAGGTCACTTATGGAGAACTTGTTTAG
- a CDS encoding type II secretion system F family protein has protein sequence MKKFVCKFWNDEFEIIKEEIEEENANAVIDILKNRGLKIIYVKEKFTLSSFEFFNKKFNEEILANFCGETAMILNSGVNLLSGLEIMGKQTKKQDMKRVISRIIEGIKKGNTLAESMKSCEKFPKLLIDMVMIGEISGNVDTISYNYSCTGYYEFFK, from the coding sequence ATGAAAAAATTTGTATGTAAATTTTGGAATGATGAATTTGAAATAATAAAAGAAGAAATAGAAGAGGAAAATGCCAATGCAGTAATTGACATTTTAAAAAATAGAGGTTTAAAAATAATATATGTAAAAGAAAAATTTACTTTGTCTTCATTTGAATTTTTTAATAAAAAGTTTAATGAGGAAATTTTGGCTAATTTTTGCGGAGAGACTGCCATGATTTTGAATTCTGGAGTAAATCTTTTATCAGGACTTGAGATAATGGGAAAACAGACTAAAAAACAAGATATGAAAAGAGTAATTTCAAGAATAATTGAAGGTATAAAAAAAGGAAATACTTTAGCTGAATCTATGAAATCCTGCGAAAAGTTCCCTAAACTACTGATTGATATGGTTATGATTGGAGAAATCAGCGGAAATGTTGATACCATCTCTTATAACTATAGTTGTACTGGGTATTATGAATTTTTTAAATAA
- a CDS encoding type II secretion system F family protein, which produces MLIPSLITIVVLGIMNFLNNNYLYISASIIILIIVFKYISTIPKVAYFLGKIVLKIPVLGDVKKDLITSRFTRSMGIFLKSAVPIITIMENIKFIVDNQFIMQKIENVEDQLMSGIKFADSIENEKIFEPLVTQMIKVGEETGRLDEMMFKLADIYDEKVQVGINRFMSLVEPVLTLIIGIVVGLAILGMALPIMKITQEMK; this is translated from the coding sequence ATGTTGATACCATCTCTTATAACTATAGTTGTACTGGGTATTATGAATTTTTTAAATAACAATTATTTATATATAAGTGCAAGTATAATTATTTTAATAATTGTTTTTAAATATATAAGTACTATTCCAAAAGTGGCATACTTTTTGGGCAAAATTGTTTTAAAAATTCCAGTTTTAGGTGATGTGAAAAAAGATTTAATTACTTCCAGGTTTACTAGAAGTATGGGTATATTTTTAAAATCTGCAGTTCCTATTATAACCATAATGGAAAATATAAAGTTTATAGTAGACAATCAGTTTATAATGCAAAAAATAGAAAATGTGGAAGATCAGCTTATGAGCGGCATAAAATTTGCAGATTCCATTGAAAATGAAAAAATATTTGAACCTCTTGTGACACAGATGATAAAAGTAGGGGAAGAAACAGGAAGGCTTGATGAAATGATGTTTAAATTAGCTGATATATATGATGAAAAAGTACAGGTGGGTATTAACAGATTTATGTCCCTGGTTGAACCTGTTTTAACTTTAATTATAGGTATAGTTGTAGGATTGGCTATACTTGGTATGGCATTACCTATAATGAAGATTACACAGGAAATGAAATAA
- a CDS encoding prepilin-type N-terminal cleavage/methylation domain-containing protein: MNRKNGFTLIEIMIVISIIAILSMILVPKVGAVRLQSKNKSVSTNVLLIRTYLENRAGKDGIYINKNKNHLEEALTNVIKDKIGPEMVSNFFGSNALINPFNNKSSIIYSQGNVINHTSSTTSSVLIYYYTDSLPLNNNSVINSTILPKGTDFTGNAVVVVYSTGYILYGLDYSGKIIDTPYIIKFPPVSLSSGEGSGDENDSDDDTGESNSGNTAADFFEANCFNVFGDSVSHINLGNGDTSMNITDSTYLQGQQIIFKQNTNINGDFNVLGTGTSNSVNTGEGNNNTVKVTGKTNFQGYNIEFNSNLQTYSNVSILGINNVIFDNSNINSQFNNGCIQIQSGKDINFNNGINVSSSSFSAVAGESVNFNNVNGNLNLDNNSSAYVQASKNILFDYNVNRNIAAAEAQAPITMIAGNDFNFENNSADVNIKGKTYLKAGNILNILRNVTLGDTYIWANTFNYGGSNINTLGLNTHVNNFSHENWANLNPNYVEVAARSPELPEAAAPAAPVSEITTTKQMKSIKNNVYSSSYDTTTYPGIAFRIIRGSDTESLKKSLNDSNIDSDVYKVLIIEGNCTIDGTINNWSNRNLVFNNFIIYCTGKMTVENNINSITFNNSAIITKNADIKVDFTMTQLNSNQYNGSIKSKINNICEEYFN, encoded by the coding sequence GTGAACAGGAAAAATGGCTTTACATTAATAGAGATTATGATAGTTATATCAATTATAGCTATACTTTCCATGATTTTAGTGCCAAAGGTGGGGGCAGTAAGGCTTCAATCAAAAAATAAAAGTGTATCTACTAATGTATTGCTTATTAGAACCTATCTTGAAAATAGAGCTGGAAAAGATGGTATATATATAAATAAAAATAAAAATCATCTGGAGGAAGCTCTCACCAATGTTATAAAGGACAAAATTGGACCTGAAATGGTCTCTAATTTTTTTGGCAGCAATGCATTGATAAATCCTTTTAACAATAAAAGTTCTATTATATATTCTCAGGGAAATGTAATTAACCATACATCTTCTACCACTTCCTCGGTTTTGATATACTATTATACAGATAGTTTACCTTTAAATAATAATAGTGTTATTAACAGTACTATTTTGCCTAAGGGAACAGATTTTACAGGAAATGCAGTTGTAGTTGTTTATAGTACTGGCTATATTTTATATGGGTTAGATTATAGTGGAAAAATTATTGATACTCCATACATTATTAAATTTCCCCCTGTATCTTTAAGCAGTGGAGAAGGCTCTGGAGATGAAAATGATTCAGATGATGACACTGGAGAAAGTAATTCAGGAAATACTGCAGCAGATTTTTTTGAGGCAAACTGCTTTAATGTGTTTGGAGACAGCGTCAGTCATATTAATTTGGGAAATGGAGATACCAGTATGAATATTACAGATTCTACATACCTACAGGGACAGCAAATTATTTTTAAACAAAATACCAATATCAATGGAGATTTTAATGTATTAGGTACCGGAACATCAAATAGTGTCAACACTGGAGAAGGAAATAATAATACAGTAAAAGTTACGGGTAAAACCAATTTTCAAGGATATAATATAGAGTTTAATAGTAATTTACAAACATATAGCAATGTATCTATTTTAGGTATTAATAATGTTATTTTTGATAATTCCAATATTAATTCACAATTTAATAATGGATGTATTCAAATACAGAGTGGAAAGGATATTAATTTTAATAATGGCATCAATGTTTCAAGCAGCAGTTTTTCTGCAGTGGCAGGAGAAAGTGTCAATTTTAATAATGTAAATGGAAATTTAAATTTGGACAACAATAGTTCAGCATATGTGCAGGCTTCTAAAAATATATTGTTTGATTATAATGTAAATAGGAATATAGCAGCTGCAGAGGCACAGGCTCCAATTACAATGATTGCAGGAAATGATTTTAATTTTGAAAACAATAGTGCAGATGTAAATATTAAGGGTAAAACGTATTTAAAAGCGGGGAATATTCTCAATATTTTGAGGAATGTAACCTTGGGAGATACTTATATATGGGCAAATACTTTTAATTATGGAGGTTCAAATATAAATACACTAGGTCTAAATACTCATGTGAATAATTTTTCTCATGAGAATTGGGCAAACTTAAATCCGAATTATGTAGAGGTGGCAGCCAGGTCACCTGAACTGCCTGAGGCAGCAGCACCTGCTGCACCCGTTAGTGAGATAACAACTACTAAGCAAATGAAAAGTATAAAAAATAATGTCTATAGTTCCAGCTATGATACTACTACTTACCCAGGTATAGCCTTTCGTATAATCAGAGGATCGGATACTGAGTCGTTAAAGAAATCCTTAAATGATTCAAATATTGATTCAGATGTCTATAAAGTATTAATTATAGAGGGAAATTGTACTATTGATGGTACTATTAATAATTGGAGCAATAGAAATTTAGTGTTTAACAATTTTATAATTTATTGTACTGGTAAGATGACTGTAGAAAACAATATTAATAGTATAACCTTTAATAATTCTGCCATAATTACTAAAAATGCTGATATAAAGGTGGATTTTACTATGACACAGCTAAACAGCAATCAGTATAATGGGAGCATTAAAAGTAAAATTAATAATATATGTGAGGAATATTTCAATTAA
- a CDS encoding type II secretion system protein, with translation MKNTGFTYVEIMVAITIFLLMSALVVRLNITSNKNINMQVKRQNLMLEAQKCLEEYKNNPENYHNNSEDHVTLTESTENHLSKITITDNSSGEIILISHFFK, from the coding sequence ATGAAAAATACAGGTTTTACTTATGTAGAAATTATGGTGGCAATTACTATATTTTTATTAATGTCTGCTTTAGTGGTGCGGCTTAATATTACATCCAATAAAAATATAAATATGCAGGTTAAGAGACAAAATTTAATGCTGGAAGCTCAAAAATGTCTTGAAGAATATAAAAATAATCCAGAGAACTATCATAATAATTCAGAAGACCATGTTACTTTAACTGAGAGTACTGAAAATCATCTTTCCAAAATTACAATAACTGATAATTCTAGTGGAGAGATAATATTAATATCACATTTCTTTAAATAA
- a CDS encoding PilW family protein codes for MKKKGFTLIELMIALSIFVIFSIYLYKTFFSQIKQSFNFNNNIDVQYNVNKALNMLTDEIRSYNCTNDTKIFKSSDSNNSFFVNCGNGDSEEGNIDTSNSRDTIDLLSNSPESGSPPPSDIQYNRKSKTLYLKNDNQNKCFNIDSVFFLYENGLITVTVSASRGDVHIERSTAINLKN; via the coding sequence ATGAAGAAAAAAGGATTTACCTTAATTGAATTAATGATAGCCCTGAGTATTTTTGTTATATTTTCTATATATCTTTACAAAACTTTTTTTTCTCAGATAAAACAGTCATTTAATTTTAACAATAACATAGATGTCCAGTATAATGTAAATAAGGCTTTAAATATGCTTACAGATGAGATAAGAAGTTATAATTGTACTAATGATACTAAAATTTTCAAATCTTCAGATAGCAATAATAGTTTTTTTGTTAACTGTGGAAATGGGGATAGTGAAGAAGGCAATATTGATACAAGTAACAGCAGGGATACAATTGACTTGCTCTCAAATTCACCTGAGTCTGGCTCTCCACCCCCCTCTGATATACAATATAATAGGAAAAGTAAAACTTTATATTTAAAAAATGATAACCAAAATAAATGTTTTAATATAGATTCTGTGTTTTTTTTATATGAAAATGGGCTAATTACAGTTACAGTTTCTGCTTCAAGGGGAGATGTACACATTGAAAGATCCACAGCTATCAATTTAAAAAATTAA
- a CDS encoding radical SAM protein, whose product MRYEGIVYRPPSEAYSLIIQVSVGCAHNKCTFCNMYKSKKFRIKSLEEIYGDLYEARQMYGHVERIFLADGDSLVLPMKKLTQILIKIKELFPKCRRVSAYATPRDILIKSPEELKELKELGIGIFYMGIESGSDLILKDIQKGVTSSEIIEAGQKIKKSGIKLSVTFISGIGGKDKWQENARESARVITAINPDYVGLLTLMVEHGTKMYDDINNGEFKLLSPEEIMLETRELVKNIHTSNCIFRSNHASNYVALSGTLSEDRERLIALIDDVLSGKYGYKPEKFRRL is encoded by the coding sequence ATGAGATATGAAGGTATTGTGTACAGACCACCTAGTGAAGCTTATAGCTTGATAATTCAGGTTAGTGTGGGATGTGCCCATAACAAATGTACTTTTTGTAACATGTATAAAAGTAAAAAATTCAGAATAAAAAGCTTAGAAGAGATATATGGAGATTTATATGAAGCAAGACAAATGTATGGACATGTAGAACGTATATTTCTGGCAGATGGAGATTCACTTGTACTGCCAATGAAAAAATTAACACAGATATTGATTAAGATAAAAGAACTATTTCCAAAATGCAGGAGGGTCTCTGCTTATGCTACACCTAGAGACATTTTAATAAAATCTCCTGAAGAACTTAAAGAATTAAAGGAGTTGGGTATAGGTATATTTTATATGGGAATAGAAAGTGGAAGTGATTTAATATTAAAAGATATACAAAAAGGAGTTACTTCTTCGGAAATAATAGAGGCAGGCCAGAAGATTAAAAAAAGCGGTATCAAGCTTTCAGTAACGTTCATTTCAGGTATAGGAGGAAAGGACAAATGGCAGGAAAATGCCAGGGAATCTGCTAGGGTTATAACTGCCATTAATCCTGATTATGTAGGACTTTTAACTCTTATGGTAGAACATGGAACTAAAATGTATGATGATATCAATAATGGAGAGTTTAAACTTTTAAGTCCTGAGGAAATTATGCTTGAAACCAGAGAGTTGGTTAAAAATATCCATACTAGCAATTGTATTTTTAGAAGCAATCATGCATCAAATTATGTGGCTTTAAGTGGAACTTTATCTGAAGACAGAGAAAGGCTTATTGCTCTCATTGATGATGTTTTAAGCGGAAAATATGGATATAAGCCTGAAAAATTCAGAAGATTATAA
- a CDS encoding universal stress protein: protein MTKKKILVPLDGTDRSMHSIDWLKKLFKADKVKITLMTIREIVMANDMAITNSTIEQAQKDMDEILDKAEKKLEGYEVEKYSDFGSAPDKILLKSKLDNYDIIIMTKSNKKGLARIIGSVTNKVLKNANTLVIVVPE from the coding sequence ATGACAAAGAAAAAAATTTTAGTGCCCTTAGATGGAACTGATCGAAGTATGCACTCTATTGACTGGCTAAAAAAATTATTCAAAGCAGATAAGGTGAAAATAACTCTTATGACTATTAGAGAGATCGTTATGGCAAATGACATGGCTATAACAAATTCTACTATAGAACAAGCCCAAAAAGACATGGATGAAATATTGGACAAAGCCGAGAAAAAACTTGAAGGTTATGAAGTCGAAAAGTATAGTGATTTTGGTTCTGCTCCCGACAAAATATTACTAAAATCAAAATTAGATAATTATGATATAATAATTATGACTAAGTCTAACAAAAAAGGACTTGCTAGAATAATTGGTTCTGTAACTAACAAGGTTTTAAAAAATGCCAATACATTAGTCATAGTTGTTCCAGAATAA
- a CDS encoding universal stress protein, with protein MAKRKILIPVDGTDRSMHSLDWVKKLFEKDEIQVTLMNVVEMFMARDTMIKDKMYKAEQISHKVLDKAEKELEGYEVEKYFTFGYADDKILKKAEQDKFDMIVMTRSTKTALDRMIGSVTSKIIKNANTLVAIIPE; from the coding sequence ATGGCAAAAAGAAAAATTTTAATACCAGTAGACGGCACTGATCGAAGTATGCACTCTCTTGATTGGGTAAAAAAATTATTTGAAAAAGATGAAATACAAGTAACTCTCATGAATGTTGTAGAAATGTTTATGGCAAGAGATACCATGATAAAGGATAAAATGTACAAGGCTGAACAAATAAGCCATAAAGTTTTAGACAAGGCAGAAAAAGAACTTGAGGGTTATGAAGTGGAAAAATACTTTACCTTTGGATATGCCGATGATAAAATTTTGAAAAAAGCAGAACAGGATAAATTTGATATGATAGTTATGACAAGATCTACAAAAACAGCTTTGGACAGAATGATTGGCTCTGTAACCAGTAAAATTATAAAAAATGCAAATACCTTAGTTGCCATTATTCCAGAATAA
- a CDS encoding DUF441 domain-containing protein — translation MESTIILIIILTASVLGKANSVALATCFLLILKLLNADKFIFPYLQENGLFLGLVILIASILIPIADGKVGYISIRNVFTSWLGIFALLVSLFTTYLSGLGMNYLTIQGHSEIMPALILGAVIAAAFLGGVPVGPMITSGLIALGLKLFNKISP, via the coding sequence TTGGAATCCACTATTATATTAATAATAATATTAACTGCTTCTGTCCTTGGAAAAGCTAACTCTGTGGCATTAGCCACCTGTTTTCTTTTAATTTTAAAGCTTTTGAATGCAGATAAATTTATATTTCCCTACTTACAAGAAAATGGATTATTCTTAGGATTAGTAATACTTATAGCATCTATTTTAATACCTATTGCCGACGGAAAAGTAGGCTATATAAGCATTAGAAATGTCTTCACCTCATGGCTTGGGATATTTGCCCTGTTAGTTTCCCTTTTTACAACTTACTTAAGTGGACTTGGTATGAACTACTTGACTATTCAAGGTCACAGTGAAATTATGCCTGCTTTAATTTTGGGCGCAGTAATTGCTGCTGCTTTTTTAGGCGGTGTTCCTGTAGGTCCTATGATAACCTCAGGATTGATTGCCCTAGGTTTAAAACTATTTAATAAAATAAGCCCCTAA
- a CDS encoding DUF3867 domain-containing protein produces the protein MDDRDDRIVDFNDLKNKAREKDVEKFEDYVYGLSYDMSQGKLTMGDFSQKIQKYMEKNNISHEKLFNIQKELMKRYGFNIEDIEKQMKSMGIDISSLEKGNDYETIRKTLSFQEKYKKDIGNVLMTTYTINNSVNNLSIFMSEEKVILESTEKINLQDPELNEFLCSYKKILKDKKLVIYLCENMGVFEY, from the coding sequence ATGGATGATAGAGATGATAGAATTGTAGATTTTAATGATCTTAAAAACAAAGCCAGAGAAAAAGATGTGGAGAAATTTGAAGATTATGTATATGGACTTAGTTATGATATGTCTCAAGGAAAATTAACCATGGGAGATTTTTCTCAAAAAATTCAAAAGTATATGGAAAAAAATAACATATCTCATGAAAAGCTGTTTAACATCCAAAAAGAACTTATGAAAAGATATGGATTTAACATAGAAGACATAGAAAAACAAATGAAGAGTATGGGAATTGACATATCATCTTTAGAAAAAGGAAATGATTATGAAACCATTAGAAAGACTTTAAGTTTCCAGGAAAAATATAAAAAAGACATAGGAAATGTACTAATGACTACATATACTATAAATAATTCTGTGAATAATTTATCCATATTTATGAGTGAAGAAAAAGTAATTTTAGAAAGCACTGAAAAGATAAATCTACAGGATCCTGAATTAAATGAATTTTTATGTTCTTATAAAAAAATACTAAAGGATAAAAAACTTGTGATTTACTTATGTGAAAATATGGGTGTATTTGAATATTAA
- a CDS encoding NAD-dependent epimerase/dehydratase family protein gives MKDTIYLLTGAAGFLGNNISHKLISKGKKVRVLVLNGDPAIRYVPKEAEVVLGDLTDLNSLESFFTVSESNEMIVIHCASLVTTSPRPSQKVYDVNVTGTKNIVDLCVARHVKKLVYVSSTGAILEAPQGQIIREPEQFFPDQVVGYYAKTKAIATQYVLEAVDNKGLDAPIIYPSGIAGPNDSAFGPFASFMIRYCQGQMPVGVEGTFNAVDVRDLADGVIACTEKGRKGEGYIMSNEMVSMRKMFALISEASGAKCIETILTPEQMKAMSQKSFVESEGEVNLEALKFEIYNLTRNNNFSPDKAQKELDFRTRPFQETIVDTVAWLRSEGKI, from the coding sequence ATGAAAGATACAATTTATTTACTGACTGGTGCAGCTGGATTTTTAGGTAACAATATTTCTCATAAACTGATCTCTAAAGGTAAAAAAGTACGAGTGTTGGTATTGAACGGCGATCCCGCGATTAGATATGTACCGAAAGAGGCGGAGGTTGTTTTGGGTGATCTTACAGATCTGAATTCGTTGGAATCTTTCTTTACTGTATCTGAGAGCAACGAGATGATTGTTATTCACTGTGCTAGTCTCGTGACAACATCTCCGCGGCCTAGTCAAAAAGTGTATGATGTCAATGTGACGGGAACTAAAAATATTGTGGATTTATGTGTTGCCAGGCATGTGAAAAAATTGGTATATGTAAGTTCCACTGGGGCAATTCTTGAAGCACCACAGGGTCAGATCATCCGAGAACCTGAACAATTTTTCCCAGATCAAGTAGTTGGCTATTATGCGAAAACAAAAGCAATTGCAACGCAATATGTTTTAGAAGCGGTTGACAATAAAGGTTTGGATGCTCCAATTATCTATCCTTCTGGAATAGCAGGACCGAACGATAGTGCCTTTGGGCCATTCGCAAGTTTTATGATTCGTTATTGTCAGGGACAAATGCCTGTAGGTGTCGAAGGAACTTTCAATGCTGTTGATGTCCGTGATCTTGCGGATGGTGTAATCGCCTGCACAGAGAAAGGACGGAAAGGTGAGGGATACATTATGAGTAATGAGATGGTATCTATGAGGAAGATGTTTGCTCTCATCAGCGAAGCTAGCGGTGCAAAGTGTATTGAGACAATTCTCACGCCGGAACAGATGAAGGCAATGTCACAAAAGAGTTTTGTCGAATCTGAAGGTGAGGTAAATCTAGAGGCTCTGAAATTTGAAATATATAACTTAACACGTAATAATAATTTTTCTCCTGATAAAGCTCAAAAAGAACTTGATTTCCGCACAAGACCATTTCAAGAAACCATCGTTGATACTGTGGCATGGCTGCGAAGCGAAGGAAAAATCTAA
- a CDS encoding helix-turn-helix transcriptional regulator → MLRNVEKKKRLSQFDLEELCNISRQTINAIENDKYNPSLQLAFDIAENLGVRIDKLFINKGVEKNRS, encoded by the coding sequence ATATTAAGGAATGTAGAGAAAAAAAAAAGATTATCACAATTCGATTTGGAAGAATTATGTAATATAAGCAGGCAAACTATAAATGCAATTGAAAATGACAAATATAATCCTAGTTTACAATTGGCTTTTGACATTGCCGAAAATTTAGGAGTTAGGATTGATAAATTATTTATTAATAAAGGAGTTGAAAAAAATAGGTCTTAG